The DNA sequence ttgaaGTAAGTTCGTATGGAGAGGTAGTGCGGAAACCAATGCACCAGTTGACTTTGAAATGCTCATTCGTCATAACTATTTTCCAATTCTTTTacatgattttattttattttattttatgctaaTTCTACTCGTGTATCAGGATTCACCAATTAAATCTCGATCcccagaaaaaaaaatttcaaaaccaCCACAGTATATATACATAAGTCCAAATTTGTTACTCTCTTACAAAACATAATGCTAAAATGTCAAGACTTGTACCAAAATTTGTatcttaatatattataaacCAAGAGATAAGTAAGGATTAAAAATGAAACATCAGCTTAACACgtaacttagaaatttttcagtAATGAATGAAGAATTAATTTCCGGCTGATGAAACTCTcttctaataaaatttttttttaacactACACATTGACAAGATTCCTCCTCGAAAGGTATAGTGTATTTTCTAAAACCTTTACGCAACTATACATAAATAGCCTCCAAATATGAAATAGGCACCAGTTGCATTCAGCCATTAATAATTTAGCAAACTAGTTAAAAAAAATGGCCAGTATGATGCATGAACTTTTCTTACACTTCTACCTGATCCGACATCAATATGCTATGCATCACAAATTCATAACCACACTGAACCACATTGTTCTATTTTTCATGCCAAAAAGAATCAACCAGTTGAACTACCAGAAGGCGGCTGTTGCTGAGAAAGGAAAGGAACTTCCACCACTGTTCCACTGATGTTGTCTCCCACAACTACAGTATCTCCTTCTGAAGCAGCTTGCCTCTTAATGTAGCCTAATCCGTAGTGTTCAGATTGCTTTCTTCCTGATGCATAGCTGGTCAACTTTCCAACCTGCATGATTCACAGAAAACATCAACTTCTTCCAACCCGTTGAAGAGAAAAATCAGGATTACAGAATGCAACTCAATATCAGGTGCATAGGGAACTAGTATTACCTAAGAGTTACCAATATCTCTGAGGTGATAGGGGCCAAATAAAATGCAAcaattcattaaaaataatgcgatcattaataaaaaaaaaaaattaaataaataaccTTTTTGCCATCAACTGTAATAATGCTGCCAGGTTCAGCAGCAGCAGAAAGATGCAATCCCCATAACCGCTGCTTGATTCCATCATAAGTTATCAGCCTAGCTATAGTTTCCTGTCCTTTGTAACAACCTAAGAAGATCAAAAACAGACCTAAGCATCCAACAAGTACCAATGTTACAGGCAGATCAGTAGCTGCAAAATAACAGTCACACACCCTTATTTAGAGAAATCGAGTTCCATAGACAGGCTTCTAAGACATTGAATTCCTTAGTAAGCTCCATTCCTGGAGCAGGCCTTCCTGAGAAGTGAAGTCACGATCAAAAGATAATGCAAAAATaagtatatattaattatatataaagtcCATATAATCTAAAGTCAAGTCAGTGATACTCTCAATACCTTGAATTATCCGTAATTTATTCCATGCATTAGAACCCATTGGAATAGCCCCTTGAGCAAGAATAGCATTCCAGACAGATGGAGCAGCTGCTGGAGACATCAAGAATGAAAAACCACCTTCAGAAAGGATATTTCCGACCCCTATAGTTAAAGGCTGCTTATCAACCTACAAATTACAAAGACATTTCAGAGAATTCCTTGACATGAATATTAACAGATTCTGTAGGTTTTTAAGCttttcaagttttcaaccaGAGGAAAACGTTATGACAATGTAGATATTAATTATGTAATGCTACTGAAACTTTATATGGGAAGAATAAATTTAAATCATTTTAAGAAGTTATGAAGTTAAACATGCAAAATTTGAACAACTAATAATTGGTACACATCACACTAGATTATCAGTATGGTCATGCTCACATTAAAATGTTGATGTGTGCCATATGGTTTTCCCACAAGTTCACCAAGTTTCAAGTTCTCCATGACCTGTTcatttcattattttgaaaattaccAACTTAGTTATTCAAAACACTAAGGTTGTTTGTGCGTATGTGAATTGGATGTTTGGTGGGAAGGAAAGGCTTATAGTGTGAATTTTACACTACAAGTACAAGCCCTCCATTCCTCTCCAACCTTCTAACTTGCAAACAACCTAAAGGTGTAAAAGAAAAATACTGTTTCTTGCTTTTTATCTAATAAGTAAGATGTTTCTTACCTGGTCACTTTTAGGTCCCAACAAAACAAATAAACTTGTTTGCTCAGTAATGTCTTGAATCTCTACCTTATCAGCAAAAAATATGTACCTTGAAATCATTATAGGTAAAGATTTAATTCGTGCAGCTTCCATAGTCTGATGATATTCCTCAAGAAAaaagctttttctttctcttatcTCCCCACCCCTCCCCTCAGacccaagaaaagaaaaggtttaAGCTCTTTGTGAGAATGCTATCATTAAATGAAGTTACCTACTTATTCAGCATTTCCATAATGGTCCTACAAGTCTCAGGTGAAACCACTAATGTGATTGCATTTTTCTATCAAAGCAACAGGAGAAAGTCATCAGCTATTTCAAAACTTAGATATCATTACATTGTAGAAACGAGAACAACCACTAACAAAGTCAGAGAAAACAAGCAAGAAATGAAGTTTACCATGATCCATGCATGTGCAATATCTATTGTTCGAGCCGTTGGGGTCACAAAGGCAGTGTCACATCCCTATGGATTTCAGTTAGAAATCCCATTACTTAAGCCTGTATTATAatatgaaatataaaaataaattgaagaGAACTTCCAAATAACGCCTTAGTTCAATGAAACAATGCTACTTTCTTCTAGTACGCACTTGCCCCGGCTGCAGACATTCAAAGTTTGCAGTAGTCTGGTTGTGAAGGAACTGGGTACGATCTTCTCCGCTGACTTCATTTCAGATTTGACAAATATATGcatagaaaattaataaaacacTAAACATGTCAAGGGTTAACTTCCCCAATAGGTTAAGTTGTGCTGTGAATGCTTAGTTTTATATCTCTAACAAACCATGGCCACTAGCCATATTTCACTTGATCTACAAGTAACTAATAAGTACCATATTACACACTAATCATGAACAgaaaatagcaaaagaaaaatagtcATGCAAAAATATTTTGCCCCTTTTTTTTGTCGTTAGTGTCTCTTTATGCATGTTTCTGCCAATTTTACTTTATTTAACCTAATATGGCTAGGAAATTTTGTTAACAATGATAGAGAAAGCAAGTATACCTCTAATCCGCCCAAAATGTGAAAGATCAACAACCTACACAATTAGACGCCACAAAGAATCAAATTAAGTAAACAACTAAATCCCACATATTATCTAACACAATTGTAATGAACCTAGCTAAAATGGTTAACATTCATGGAACTATTAGACTTCAAAAATTGTATTAGCTTTAACATTTTGTTAGACACATCCAAAGCAATGAGTATTTAGTTATGGTAATCCACGAAGACTGAAGCATCTCTACTTCTCTAGAATCACGGATGAATCAGCTCAGGAACTAAAACAAACCGTCAAGTAAAAGCAGCAAGTTACAGGCACAAATAATccaataaaacaacaaaattaccGCAACTCCGTTCTCCGCGGCATCGAGCGCTTCATCATCATTATAAAATGTTTCAACGATCCCTTCCTCAGAAACCCTAGCGCCTGCAGTTTTAACAGTGTCCTGCAAAAGAAtcaagaaaataataacaaaactaaagaaaagaaagctttaaaaaataagaacaattaaaaatagtaaaaagagAGAAGCTGAGAGCAGACCAGGAAGTCATGGTCGATTGGCGGAGGGAAGAGGTCGAAAGAATTTGCCGAAATGGACCATGAATTTAGCTTACTcttttgatgatgatgatgatgtggcGACCAAAACGCAGCGTTTCGGGGAACACGATATCTTGAGAGCAGTGAGAGATGAGATGCTACTAACATGGTGGTAGTAGTAGTAGTTGCCATTTCGCAATTCACACGCACACTTGCTTTGGATTAGAACGCAAAATCTATAGGAATTTCAAAGCAGGTGTAttgtgcatatttgaatttgaaaataataaataataaaaaataaagtgtgTGGTGGTGGTCTGGTGGAGTTGGAAGCCCAACATAGGGTTCAAATGGACCTTGGTACTGGTGTGTCCAAAACCCAATCCTTTTAATATTACTGATATTAGCATCCATTTTAAGCCCAATAATATTGAATCTCCGTATATAATGAGCTCATATTGGACTCCACATGGGCTATCACAATCCTCCATCTAGGTTGCCCTGTGTATGTAAACACCTCATCttgctttgtttgtttttatttttcatatttggTGGTAATGGCATATATGTGGTGTCTTGCgttgttttcaaattttcatagaGACCAACTTGATGTGtgataaaattgtgaaagaataagaaaagaaaagaatgcgaacttttattgattgttgattgattgaattgGATTGAAGTGTTATAAACTATGAGagtaaaactaaatatatatagagcattgtcctatgaaagataaaagtaaagataagataagaagagaagataacataaagataagataagataaaataataatgactGAAATTAGAACTGAATTTATGTATTCTATTGGGCTGAATTTGTGGGCCACAAGacttctttattgttgtcatgggCTAATATAGAAGAGTAGTTTAATACGCCCCCGCAAGCTGGTGGATGGAAGATGTCAATAATCCACAGCTTGGATAAGTTCCAATGAAATTGTTGAGGAAGACGCGTCTGACGTAGTGACACGGAGGAAGATGCGTGCGGCAGAGCTTGAGCTGCCGGcggcaaaaatataaaaagagatGTTGTACTAGAGCAGCGATCTTCAAAAAATGCGCGCA is a window from the Arachis stenosperma cultivar V10309 chromosome 3, arast.V10309.gnm1.PFL2, whole genome shotgun sequence genome containing:
- the LOC130970762 gene encoding putative transferase At1g60990, chloroplastic, which produces MATTTTTTMLVASHLSLLSRYRVPRNAAFWSPHHHHHQKSKLNSWSISANSFDLFPPPIDHDFLDTVKTAGARVSEEGIVETFYNDDEALDAAENGVAVVDLSHFGRIRVSGEDRTQFLHNQTTANFECLQPGQGCDTAFVTPTARTIDIAHAWIMKNAITLVVSPETCRTIMEMLNKYIFFADKVEIQDITEQTSLFVLLGPKSDQVMENLKLGELVGKPYGTHQHFNVDKQPLTIGVGNILSEGGFSFLMSPAAAPSVWNAILAQGAIPMGSNAWNKLRIIQGRPAPGMELTKEFNVLEACLWNSISLNKGCYKGQETIARLITYDGIKQRLWGLHLSAAAEPGSIITVDGKKVGKLTSYASGRKQSEHYGLGYIKRQAASEGDTVVVGDNISGTVVEVPFLSQQQPPSGSSTG